The nucleotide sequence GGCGGCTCAGCTCGCGCTCGGCGATCCGGCCGGCGACGAACCCCATCGGGCCGTCCACCGACTCCAGGATCGTGCGCATCCGCTCGGCCGCGATCACCGCGTCCTGGTGCTCACCGAGCACGGTCTGGAAGTCCTTCGTCGCCTTGAGCAGCTGCTTGATCTTCGCCGTCTGCTTCTTCTTCGCCGACGTCTGGGCCAGCTCGGCCGCGTACCGCAGCTTCTTCCCGTGGATGCGCAGCGCGTGCAGGTCGTCGTCCGGCGGGTCGGCGGGCAGGGCGCGGACGGCCTTGGCGAGCTTGCGGTGCGGCTTCGCCAGCCCGCTGACCAGGTCGTGTGGCCGGGTGACGGCCGAGGTGGACTCCGCCCGGGTCAGCAGGCTCACCTCGCGCAGCAGCGTCGAGTACCGGGCACTCGACAGCGCCCGCGTCAGGCGCCGCTTCGCCGTGGCTCGCTCGGCGACGAACTTCGAGACCAGGCGGCGGCCCGCCGCCTGGTCCCGGACCTCGAAGCCGGCGATGACCTCGCGCAGGTGCCCGATCAGCACGTCGTAGTCGCGCACCTCACCGAGGGACTGGCCGAGCCAGCCCAGCTCCGCGCGCACCGGTTCGGCGCCGTCGCCGACCAGCTCGCCGGACAGCTTCAGCACGCTGCGCATCCGCCGCAGGGCGACGCGCATCTGGTGCAGGTCTTCCGGGTCCGCGCCCGAGCGCGTGCCGGGTTCGTGCGCGAGCAGGGCGCGGATCTCCCGGTCGAGCTTGGCGCGGACGTGGTGGACCGCCGGATCGGCCGGGAGCGCCGCGATCGGGAGCTCCGGCAGACCCAGCTCGGCCGGGGTTCGAGGCAACGATTCGGTGGTCACCCAGTGAATAGTAGGTGAACGATCGTTTTTAGTCGTTCGCGTGCAGCGCCGCGTTCAGCTCGACGCCGGCGCCGGTCCGCGGCACGACCTCGACCGCGCCCGTCGCCGAGTTGCGCCGGAAGACCGCGCCCGAAATGCCGTTGAGCTCGCGGGCCTTGACGACCTTGCCCTCGACGACCACCTTCGTGCCCGCCGTGACGTAGAGCCCCGCCTCGACGACCGAGTCGTCGCCGAGCGAGATGCCCACGCCGCCGTTCGCGCCGATCAGGCAGCGCTCGCCCAGGGAGATCGTCTCCTTGCCGCCGCCCGAGAGCGTGCCCATGATCGACGCGCCGCCGCCGACGTCCGAGCCGTCGCCGACGACCACGCCGGCCGAGATCCGGCCCTCGACCATCGACGCGCCGAGCGTGCCGGCGTTGAAGTTGACGAAGCCCTCGTGCATCACGGTCGTGCCGGACGCCAGGTGCGCGCCGAGGCGGACGCGGTCGGCGTCGCCGATCCGGACCCCGGACGGCAGGACGTAGTCGACCATCCGCGGGAACTTGTCGACGCTGTAGACGGTCACCGGGCCGCGCGCCCGCAGCCGCAGCCGGGTCGTCTCGAAGCCTTCGACCGGGCACGGGCCGTGATTGGTCCACACGACGTTGGCCAGCAGGCCGAACATGCCGTCGAGGTTCTGGCCGTGCGGGCGGACCAGCCGGTGCGAGAGCAGGTGCAGCCGCAGGTACATGTCGTGGGTGTCCGCGGGCGCGTCGGCGAGCCTGCCGATCGTGGTGCGCACGGCGACGACCTCGACCCCGCGGTCGGTGTCCGGGCCGAGCAGCGCCGCGGCGGCCTCGCCGAGCAGCTCCTTCGCCTCGTCCGAACTCAGCCGCTCCGTGCCGGGAGTGCCGCCTTCGGTCAGCTTCGGGTGCGGGTACCAGGTGTCGAGGACCGTCCCGTCGGTGGTGACGGTGGCCAGCCCGACGCCGCTGGCGCCGGTCGTTTCGGGGTTCGGGCTCTGCTCGCTCACGGCCCTCACCGTAGTGGAGTGACGCGGATCAACCACTCGTGGGCCGGGCGTCTACCTGCTTCTTCAGGCCCGCGAGGGCGCCGGCGATGTCGACGAGCGCCTGCGAGCAGTCACCGCCCGGGGCCGGGACCGTGGTGCAGCCCGCGCCCCGGAACGACCCGACGGCCTGCTCCAGCTTGGCGGCCTCGGCGACCAGCTGCGGATCGCGGTCGCCGGCGCGCTTGCGGGCCGCGCCCGGCACGTTGGCGACCTCCGTGACGTACTTCTCACAGCCCTTCGGCAGCTGGGTGCGCGGGCTCGCGTAGCACTGGTCGGCGGTCAGCGCGTCCAGCTTGGTCGGGAGCGCGTCCGGCCCGGGCTCGCCGGCCTGCGGCCTGGGGGCCGGGCCGGCTTCGTTCCCGCAGCCGGACAGGACCAGGACCAGCAACGCGCCGCCCACGGCGACTCCGAACCTGCGCACACCCCCACGGTAGCGTGCGGGCCATGAGCCTCGACCTGCACGCCGACCCGGTGGACCTGACCACAGCGCTGGTGGACATCTTCAGCGTGTCCGGCGCCGAGGCCGAGATCGCCACCGCGGTGCAGGAGGCGCTGCAGGCGCAGGCGCCGCACCTCGAGGTCGTCCGCAACGGCGACGCCGTCCTGGCGCGGACCGACCTCGGCCGCGGGTCGCGGGTCGTGCTCGCCGGGCACCTGGACACCGTGCCGGAGAACGGCAACCTGCCTTCCCGGCGCGAAGGCACCGGTGACGAAGAGATCCTGCACGGCCTCGGCACGGTCGACATGAAAGGTGGCGACGCGGTCTTCCTGCACTTGGCGGCGACGCTGCCTTCGCCCAAGCACGACATCACCTTCGTCTTCTACGACAACGAAGAGGTCGAAGCGGTCAAGAACGGCCTCGGCCGGATCGAGCGCGAGCTGCCGGAGTGGCTGGCCGGCGACCTGGCGATCGTCGGCGAGCCGTCGAACGGCGTGATCGAGGCCGGCTGCCAGGGCACCATGCGCGTCGAGCTGCGGCTCTCGGGGAAGCGGGCGCACACCGCGCGGGCGTGGATGGGCGAGAACGCGATCCACGCGCTCGCCGAGCCGCTGCGCCGGCTGGCGGAGTACACGCCGCGGATCGTCGACATCGACGGGCTGACCTACCGCGAGGGTCTCCAGGCGACGTCGATCAGCGGCGGTGTGGCGGGCAACGTCGTCCCGGACGCGGCGGTGCTGACGGTGAACCACCGCTTCGCCCCGGACCGCGACCCGGCGGCGGCCGAGCGGCACCTGCGCGAGGTTTTCGACGGTTTCGAACTGTCCGTTGTGGACCTTTCCCCGGGAGCGCTGCCGGGCCTGTCGGCCCCGGCGGCGGCGGAACTGGTGACGGCGGCGGGCGGCCGCGCGGCGGCCAAGCTGGGCTGGACGGACGTGGCCCGCTTCGCGGCGCGCGGCATGCCGGCGGTGAACTTCGGCCCGGGCAACCCGACGCTGGCGCACACGAAGCAGGAGAACGTCCGGACGGCGGAGATCCGCCAGGTCACCGAGGTGCTCCGCAAGTTCCTGGCCTGAGTCCCGAGCGCCCCAATGTGGCCTTCGGTGCGTTGGACGCACCCAATGTGGCCTTCGGTGCGTTGGACGCACCCAATGTGGCCTTCGGTGCGTTGGGCGCACCCAAGGCCACATTGGGGCGCTGTGGCGGTCGTCACACGGGTGGGTCCTGAGCTGCGGTGACGCTCCGCCACCGCAGGTCACCGCAACTTTTCCCGGCCGCGGCCCGTATGTCCTTCTGAAACCGCGCACCCCGGGAGGATCCATGCCGAAATCCGCGAGACGAGCCGCGGCGGTGGCCGTGCTCGCCCTGGCGGTGGGCTGGGGCGCGGCCGCCTGCGGGGAAGGGCAGCCCGTGGCCGCGCCGGCGGCCGGGCCGATCCGCACCGCCATCGGGGAGGCCACCTCGGTTCCGCCGCCGCCGGCCGAGCGGGAGCCCGTGACGCAGAGCGCGCCCGTCGACGAGGCCGCCATCACCTTCCCGCGGACCGGTTCCGGGCAGTGGATGTTCACCCCCGGCTCCGACGAGGTCGCCGGGAAGTCCGGCCGGCTGATGCGCTACCGGATCGCCATCGAGACCGACATCGACGGCGTCGGGCCCGCCGAGTTCGCCAAGGACATCCGCACCATCCTCGGCGACCCGCGCGGCTGGACCGCCGGCGGCCAGTGGCGGCTGCAGCAGGTCGGACCGGCCGACATGGCCGACTTCACCCTCTACCTCGCGACGCCGGCCAGCCGCGACAAGCTGTGCGGCGGCACACCGGACAGCTACACCTCCTGCCGCAACGGCAGCAACGTCGTGCTCAACGTCGCCCGCTGGGCCAACGCCGTCCCGAACTACGGCGCCCCGCTCGAGGCCTACCGCCAGTACATGGTCACCCACGAAACCGGCCACCGGCTCGGCCAGGGCCACGAGCTGTGCCCCGGCCCGGGCCGGCCGGCGCCGGTGATGGAGCAGCAGACGCTCGGGCTGCACGGCTGCGTCCCGAACCCCTGGCCGTTCCCGGACGCCGGCGGCCGCGAATACGCCGGCCCGCCGGGCGAGTACGACGACCCGATCCCGGCCGGCGATTCCTAGCGGCCCTGCAGGGACTTGACGTTGGTGCCGAACGTCCAGCCCTTCGAGCCGTCCCAGTTGATCGACCAGTCCATCAGGCCCTTGAGACCCGGAACCGACCGCCACGCCTGGGAAACCAGGCTCGGCGACATGTACCCGCCACCCGCGCCCGGCTGGGCGGGCAGGCCGGGGACCTGCTTGTCGTAGGGGACGCGGATCGTCGTGCCCTGCACGACCAGGCCCTGGTTCAGGCACTGCGTCTGCACGGTGAAGCCCTGCACGGTCCCGGCCTGGTAGGAATCGCCGGAGCAGCCGTACATGGACCCGTTGTAGTACTGCATGTTCAGCCACCACAGCCGGCCGTTGTCCGCGTACTTCTTGATGATCGGCAGGTACGCGCCCCAAATCGAGCCGTAGGCAACGCTGCCGCCGGTCACGTATGCGGTCTCCGGCGCCATCGTGAGCCCGAAGTTCGACGGCATCTGCGCGAGCACGCCGTCGATGATCCGGATCAGGTTGCTCTGCGACGCCGAGAGCGTCTTGATGTTCCCGCTGTTCGTCAGCCCGGTCTCGATGTCGATGTCGATCCCGTCGAAGTTGTACTGCTTGAGGATCGGCACGACGGTGGCGACGAACCGGTCGGCCACCGCCGACGACGAGAGGTCGATCCCGGCGGCGGCACCGCCGATGGACAGCAGGATCGTCGCGCCGGCGGCCTTCGCCGCGCACATCTCGGCGGGCGTCGACACCTTCACCCCGGCGTCCATCCCGTTCTCCCACAGCACGGTTCCGTCGGAGCGGATCACCGGGAAGGCGGCGTTGACGACGTTGTACCCGTGCTGCGCCATCCGGCTGTCGGTGATCGGGACCCAGCCCATTCCGGGGTGGACGCCGTTCGCGGCGCCGTCCCAGTTTTCCCAGTACCCCTGGAGGACCTTGCCCGCGGGCCTCGATTTCACCGCGCACGTGCCGGCCTGCACCGCCCCCTGCGCGGGGGCCGGCACGAGCAGCGGGACGGCCAGCACCGCAGCCAGAAGGGTTCCGAACAAGCGGGTTCTGCGACCGGACATACCGGCTCCCATCGTCGTTGAGGGGCGTACGCGGCGTGTCCGTCCACGATAGGGACCGGGGGAAAGCGCTGACTACCTACGAATGGGTGGTCTAGACAACTCGGAGGCGCCCCCGCGAGGGACGCCTCCGAGCGGCCGGTCAGACGGTCAGCGTCCAAGAGGACAGGTAACCGGTGTCGGCCGGGCCGACGTCCTTGATGCGGAGCTGCCAGGCGCCGTTCGCGGCCTCGGAAGAGGCGTTCACGGTGTAGGTGGTGTCGAGGTTCGGCGTGGAGTCGCTGCTCGAGTTCTTCATCCGGTACGCCGTGCCGTCCGGGGCGACGAGGTCGAGGACCAGGTCACCGCGGTAGGTGTGGGTGATGTGCACCTCGACCTTGGTGGTGCCGGACGCGTTGCGCGCGCAGCCCGCCACGTTCGCGGTGCTGTTCACCGCGGCACCCGGGTAGTCCGGGATGTCGAGGCGCGTCGAGGTGGTCACCGGCGCGCACGACGAGCTGCCGACGCCGAGCGAGAACGCCGCCGTGTGGTCGGCGTTCGCGCCGTCGGCGGTCACCGTGATCGGGAAGGTGCCGGTCGGGGTGCTCGACGACGTCGTGATGGTCAGTGTCGAGCTGCCGCCCGAGGAGATCGTCGCCGGGCTGAAGGACGCCGTCGCTCCCGCGGGCAGGCCGGAGGCGGACAGCGAGATCGACTGCGCCGAGCCGGACGTCGTCGCGGTGCTGACGGCGACCTGCAGCGACTGTCCGGGTTGGACAGTGCCGGACGCCGGGTTCAGCGACACGGAGAAGTCGTTGCCCTGGGTCGGGGCGACGGCAAGCTTCCACAGCGCGTACCCGATGGCGTCGGAGTTCTTCTCCAGCGGCGGGTCCGGGATGTTCGCCGTCGTGTCGCAGGCGCGGTGGTAGCAGTTGTCGAACGGCGAACCCGCGGTGCCGCCCCACTTCTGCGCCTGCGCCGAGCTCTTGATGTCGCCGGCGCCGGTGGCCAGGCCGCCGACCGGGATGCCCGCGCTCTTGAAGGACGCGTGGTCGGATCGGCCGTCGCCTTCGCTGTCGCCCTCGGTCTGGATGCCGATCGAGGCGAAGTACTCGTCGAAGATCGCCTTGACCGACGCGACGTCGTCGTAGACGAAGTAGCCCCAGTTCTTCGAGCCGATCATGTCGAAGTTGAGGTAGGTCTTGATCTTCGTGCGCTCGCTGCTCGGCAGGTTGTTGACGTAGTACTTGGAGCCGACCAGGCCGGACTCCTCGTCGGCCCACCAGCCGAACCGGACGCGCTTGGCCATTGCCGGGTTGGTCCGGGCGAGCGTCAGCGCGACCTCGAGGATCGACGCGCTGCCCGAGCCGTTGTCGTTGATGCCGGGGCCGGCGCTGACGGAGTCGAGGTGCGCGCCGAGCATGATGACCTGGCTCGCGTCGCCCTGCGGCCACTCGGCGATGAGGTTCTGCGACTGCCCGAGGCAGCTGGTGCAGGTCTGCCGGGTCGTGGTGTACCCGGCGTTCTTCAGCAGGTTTTCCACATAGGACACCGAGGCCGCGTAGCCGCCGCCGCGCGCCGAGCGGGTGCCGCCGTTGTTGTCGGCGATGGTCTGCAGCTGGTTGAGGTGGCCCTTGATGTTGGCCAGCGAGATGTCCGGTGCGGCGAGCGCCGTGGCGGGCGCGGCGGTGGCCGTCGGCGCGGATACGACGCTCAGCACGGCGGCCAGGGCGGTGACCCCGGCGCCGAGTCGTGTCTTCCACTTCATGGCGGTGAATTCCTTCGGTGGGGGTTGGGGACAACGACCGTGAAGGCCGCACCTGGCTGGTGCGGCCTTCACGGGGTCGGGGGTGCTACACGGTCAACGTCCACGAGGACAGGTAACCGGTGTCGGCCGGGCCGACGTCCTTGATCTGCAGCTTCCAGGCGCCGTTCGCGGCTTCCGAAGCGGCGTTGACGGTGTAGGTGGTGTTGATGTTCGGCGTCGAGCTGCTGCTGGAGTTCTTCATGCGGTAGCTCGTGCCGTCCGGGGCGATCAGGTCGAGGACCAGGTCACCGCTGTAGGTGTGGGTGATGTGCACCTCGACCTTGGTGGTGCTCGACGCGTTGCGCGCACAGCCGCTGACGGTGCTGGTGCTGCTGACCGCGGCACCCGGGTAGTCCGGGATGTCCAGCCGGGTCGAGTTGGTCACCGGGGCGCACGAGGACGTGGTCCCGACGGTCAGGGTGTAGGTCGCGGTGTGGTCGGTGCCGGCCCCGTCGGCGGTGATGGTGATCGGGAAGCTGCCGGTCGGGGTCGACGACGTCGTCGCGATGGTCAGCGTCGAGCTGCCGCCGGAGGAGATGGTGGCCGGGCTGAACGTCGCGGTCGCGCCGGCGGGCAGGCCCGAGGCGGACAGCGTGATCGACTGGGCCGCGCCCGAGGTGATCGCGGTGCTGATCGTGGTCGTCGCCGAGGCGCCCGTCTGCACGGACCCCGAAGCCGGGTTCAGCGCGACCGAGAAGTCCGGCCCGCCGCCGCTGCACGACGCCGGCTCACCGCTGACGGTGGTGACGGAGATGGCGTCCCACGCGGCCTTGGTGGCGTTGTACTCGGTGCAGCTGCCGGGGAAGAGCGCGATCGCGGCTTCGAGGGTCGCCTTGCGGGCGGCCTTGTGGTTCCACGACGAGGTCTTCTTCAGCAGGCCGTTGTAGAAGATCTTGCCGGCCTTCTGGATGCCGATGCCGGTGACGCTCGAGCTGTTGCACGTCGGGCTGGCCGGCTTGCCGCCACCCGGGTTCGAGCCCTCGGCCAGCAGGTAGAACCAGTGGTTCTGCGGGCCGGCGGCCGCGTGCACCTCGGTGCTCGGGATCGACGACGAGTAGCAGTTCGGATCGCCGACCTTCGACGGCTGGTACATGTACCGGATCGGGCCCTGGCCGACCAGGTTGACGCCCTCGCCGACCTCGTAGTCCGGGGTGTCCTTGGCGTTGTTCGCGTACGCCTCGGTCAGTGCGCCGAAGATGTCACCGGTCGACTCGTTCATGCCGCCGTTTTCGTTGCCGGAACCGGCGCCGCCCGGGGTGAACTGGAAGATGCCGTGGCCGAACTCGTGGCCGACGACGTCCATCGAGGTGGCCTGGCGCTGGTTGTCCTGCGAGTGGCCGAAGTGCGTCGACGAGCCGTTCCAATAGGCGTTGACGTCGGCCAAGCCGACGGACGCCGGGTAGCCGGTGCCGCTGCCGTTGATGCCGTTGCGGCCGAGCCAGTCGGCGAGCATCTTCCACTCGGTCTGGACGCTGTAGAGCACGTCGACGCAGCCGGTCTCGAGGTCCGTGCCGGTGCCGTTGCCCCAGTTGTTGTCCGGTCCACTGTAGACGGAACCGCCTTCGCGGCCGCAGCTGATGCCGGTGCGGCCCGGGTCACGCATCGTGTACGTGCTGCCGGACTGCGTCGTGTCGATCGAGACGTTGCCGACGTAGTAGCTGTTGCCGGTACCCGCGACGTTCACGGTGGCGGGCTGGGCCTGGCTCTTCGCCCCGGAGGCGAACGTCTTGACGTCGTCCCGCTTGTCGAGCACCGCACCGGTCGCCGCGTCGACGAACACGTGCAGGTTGCTCGGTGCCGTGGCGGTGCGCCCGGCGACGACGACCTCGTAGGCCAGCTTCGGGCTCGTCCCGGCCAGCACCACCTTCTCCGGTGTGCTCACACTGTCCACAGTGGGCAGTTGAGCGCGCGCGGTGGCGGCGGCCTTCGCCGCGTCGAGGGCCGCCTGGGTCCCGACGGTGATGGCCGCGGTCTCGGCCGCACTGGTGCCGCGGACGCGTCCGGCGCCGTCCGCGACGACCACCGCGTCCCCGCCCACGACCCGCAGGCCCTGGTAGGTGCGCTGGTAGGCGCCGTAGAAGAGGCCACCGCCACCGGCGGTCAGGCCGACGCGCTGGAACGACTCGCCCGCGCCGCGGCGCAAGGCGTCAAGGCCACTGGCGGCCGCCTGGTCGGCGGCGCGGGCGGCCACCGCTTCGGGAGCGGCGGGCTGGGCTTGAGGCGCTGCGGTCGCCGGGGTCACCGGTAACGCGAGCGTCATGGCGAGCCCGGCGGCAGCCGCCAAGCCCGTGCTGAACCCACGATGGGTCATCGAGGTCTTCCTTCCACGAAGGCAGAATCGAGGTCCGGTAAGGGGAAGAGGGGAGACGTGTCCGGCGGCCCAACAGCAGGTATGCGTCCGGACGCATCCGAGTAAAGGATCAGCGGATCCGGGCGTCAATGCGCCGAACGGACCAATGCGGCGTTCCGGATTATCGAATCAATTCGTACAAACCCCGCCGCAGCAGGGGATTCTCGCCGCGTTCCGTCCCGGAACGACTTTCGTAGGGATTGTCCGCGACACCATCCGAACGCCGGACGATCTCGATCACCGGGATTTCGTTGCCACCGCTGGTGAATCGCTTCAGTCGGCTTCCGCGCCCAGCGCGATGAGCCCGTTGCGCAGCACGTCCGCCGCCTCCGCCTGCTTCCCGGTCTCGCCGAGCAGCTCGCTCAACGGCCGCAACGCGCGCACCAGCACGCCCCGCGCGCCCAGGCCGGTGGCGATCTCGACGGCGGCCCGCAGGTCCTCGGCCGCGCGCCGCGCGTCGCCGCGGGCCCTGGCCAACGACCCGAGCTGCAGCCGCAGCTCCGCGGCCAGCGCCGTGCCCGCCACGACCGCCGGGCGCACCTGGTCGAGCAACGCGGCCGCCGTCTCCAGCCGGCCCGCCGCGAGGTACTCCGCGGCGAGCTCGACGGTGATCGCCGGGACGTCGTCCGGCCAGGCCGTCTCCCGCGCCGCCCCGAGGTCGGCCAGCGCGCCCTCGACGTCACCCGAGCGGCCGCGGACCCGGGCCCTGGCCAGCAGGCAGTACGCCATCGCCGGGTGCAACGCCCGCTCCTGCATCAGGTCGTAGGCCGCCGCGACCGACGCGGCCGCGTCGGCGAACCGGTCCGCCGCCAGGTGGCTGCGGCACACCTCGACGTGACTGCGGGTCAGCTCCGCGAGCACCGCCGGGCCGCCCCGGGTGAGCCGCAACGCCGAGCCGGCGTACTCGGCCGCCCGCTCCAGGTCGCCCTGGCGCAGGTGCCGCTCGGCCAGGCAGGCCCGCAGCGTCAGCAGCATCGACGGCTGCGGGTAGCCGTCGCGCAGCAGCTCGGCGTGGCAGGTTTCCAGCAGGTGCACCGAATACTGCACCTCGCCCCAGGCGGTCAGCACCGCCGCGCGCAGCGGCACGACCATCGCCCGCACCGGCGGCGGCTCACCCGACAAGGCCGTCTCGGCGTCCGCGACGTACTTGGTGCGGACGTCGCCGGTCGAGTACCCGGCCAGCCACAGCAGCGCGATCCCCGCCTGCCGCGGCCGGTCCAGCCGCTCGGCGCGGCGCCGGATCCGCTGCATCCGCGGGGTCGCGCGGCGGGCGTCACCGGCCAGGAACCGGTCCGCCGTCTCGATCAGCTCGAGGTCGAGCTCGATCAGCTCCCGCGGGGACCGGCCGCCGAGCAGTTCGTCCGGGTCGATGCCGAGTTGCCGGGCGAAGAACCGCAGCGCGTCCCCCGACGGCGTCCGCGCGCCGGTCTCGACCGACGACACGTACGCCGCGGAGTACTGCGGCCCGGCGAGTTCGCGCTGCGTGAGCCCGCGTTCGGTGCGCAGCTCACGCAGGCGTTCGCCGACGCTCTCGCTCACACAGGTGCCTTTCCGCCGGGGGAGTCCAGGGTAAGCCGCGCGGCGGTGCCGCCCACCACCGCGCGGCCGTGATCAGCAGGCCCCGGCGTCGCTCCAGACGGCCCACGAGCCGGGCGCGCCGGGCTCGGCCCCGGTCGAGTACCACAGCGACGTCCACTTGTGACCGTTGTGGCCCACGACGTCGTTGGGCACGTACGCCTTGGCGGAGTCCCACTCGGCGAGCCCGTCGCAGCCGGTCGGCGGGGTGCCGGTGCCGACGGTGAGCGAGAACTGCGCGGT is from Amycolatopsis mediterranei and encodes:
- a CDS encoding CHAD domain-containing protein produces the protein MTTESLPRTPAELGLPELPIAALPADPAVHHVRAKLDREIRALLAHEPGTRSGADPEDLHQMRVALRRMRSVLKLSGELVGDGAEPVRAELGWLGQSLGEVRDYDVLIGHLREVIAGFEVRDQAAGRRLVSKFVAERATAKRRLTRALSSARYSTLLREVSLLTRAESTSAVTRPHDLVSGLAKPHRKLAKAVRALPADPPDDDLHALRIHGKKLRYAAELAQTSAKKKQTAKIKQLLKATKDFQTVLGEHQDAVIAAERMRTILESVDGPMGFVAGRIAERELSRRAEARAVWRKSWKAVDSAAKALHA
- the dapD gene encoding 2,3,4,5-tetrahydropyridine-2,6-dicarboxylate N-succinyltransferase, with the translated sequence MSEQSPNPETTGASGVGLATVTTDGTVLDTWYPHPKLTEGGTPGTERLSSDEAKELLGEAAAALLGPDTDRGVEVVAVRTTIGRLADAPADTHDMYLRLHLLSHRLVRPHGQNLDGMFGLLANVVWTNHGPCPVEGFETTRLRLRARGPVTVYSVDKFPRMVDYVLPSGVRIGDADRVRLGAHLASGTTVMHEGFVNFNAGTLGASMVEGRISAGVVVGDGSDVGGGASIMGTLSGGGKETISLGERCLIGANGGVGISLGDDSVVEAGLYVTAGTKVVVEGKVVKARELNGISGAVFRRNSATGAVEVVPRTGAGVELNAALHAND
- the dapE gene encoding succinyl-diaminopimelate desuccinylase, translated to MSLDLHADPVDLTTALVDIFSVSGAEAEIATAVQEALQAQAPHLEVVRNGDAVLARTDLGRGSRVVLAGHLDTVPENGNLPSRREGTGDEEILHGLGTVDMKGGDAVFLHLAATLPSPKHDITFVFYDNEEVEAVKNGLGRIERELPEWLAGDLAIVGEPSNGVIEAGCQGTMRVELRLSGKRAHTARAWMGENAIHALAEPLRRLAEYTPRIVDIDGLTYREGLQATSISGGVAGNVVPDAAVLTVNHRFAPDRDPAAAERHLREVFDGFELSVVDLSPGALPGLSAPAAAELVTAAGGRAAAKLGWTDVARFAARGMPAVNFGPGNPTLAHTKQENVRTAEIRQVTEVLRKFLA
- a CDS encoding DUF3152 domain-containing protein → MPKSARRAAAVAVLALAVGWGAAACGEGQPVAAPAAGPIRTAIGEATSVPPPPAEREPVTQSAPVDEAAITFPRTGSGQWMFTPGSDEVAGKSGRLMRYRIAIETDIDGVGPAEFAKDIRTILGDPRGWTAGGQWRLQQVGPADMADFTLYLATPASRDKLCGGTPDSYTSCRNGSNVVLNVARWANAVPNYGAPLEAYRQYMVTHETGHRLGQGHELCPGPGRPAPVMEQQTLGLHGCVPNPWPFPDAGGREYAGPPGEYDDPIPAGDS
- a CDS encoding chitinase; this translates as MSGRRTRLFGTLLAAVLAVPLLVPAPAQGAVQAGTCAVKSRPAGKVLQGYWENWDGAANGVHPGMGWVPITDSRMAQHGYNVVNAAFPVIRSDGTVLWENGMDAGVKVSTPAEMCAAKAAGATILLSIGGAAAGIDLSSSAVADRFVATVVPILKQYNFDGIDIDIETGLTNSGNIKTLSASQSNLIRIIDGVLAQMPSNFGLTMAPETAYVTGGSVAYGSIWGAYLPIIKKYADNGRLWWLNMQYYNGSMYGCSGDSYQAGTVQGFTVQTQCLNQGLVVQGTTIRVPYDKQVPGLPAQPGAGGGYMSPSLVSQAWRSVPGLKGLMDWSINWDGSKGWTFGTNVKSLQGR
- a CDS encoding M28 family peptidase, which translates into the protein MKWKTRLGAGVTALAAVLSVVSAPTATAAPATALAAPDISLANIKGHLNQLQTIADNNGGTRSARGGGYAASVSYVENLLKNAGYTTTRQTCTSCLGQSQNLIAEWPQGDASQVIMLGAHLDSVSAGPGINDNGSGSASILEVALTLARTNPAMAKRVRFGWWADEESGLVGSKYYVNNLPSSERTKIKTYLNFDMIGSKNWGYFVYDDVASVKAIFDEYFASIGIQTEGDSEGDGRSDHASFKSAGIPVGGLATGAGDIKSSAQAQKWGGTAGSPFDNCYHRACDTTANIPDPPLEKNSDAIGYALWKLAVAPTQGNDFSVSLNPASGTVQPGQSLQVAVSTATTSGSAQSISLSASGLPAGATASFSPATISSGGSSTLTITTSSSTPTGTFPITVTADGANADHTAAFSLGVGSSSCAPVTTSTRLDIPDYPGAAVNSTANVAGCARNASGTTKVEVHITHTYRGDLVLDLVAPDGTAYRMKNSSSDSTPNLDTTYTVNASSEAANGAWQLRIKDVGPADTGYLSSWTLTV
- a CDS encoding M4 family metallopeptidase, with amino-acid sequence MTHRGFSTGLAAAAGLAMTLALPVTPATAAPQAQPAAPEAVAARAADQAAASGLDALRRGAGESFQRVGLTAGGGGLFYGAYQRTYQGLRVVGGDAVVVADGAGRVRGTSAAETAAITVGTQAALDAAKAAATARAQLPTVDSVSTPEKVVLAGTSPKLAYEVVVAGRTATAPSNLHVFVDAATGAVLDKRDDVKTFASGAKSQAQPATVNVAGTGNSYYVGNVSIDTTQSGSTYTMRDPGRTGISCGREGGSVYSGPDNNWGNGTGTDLETGCVDVLYSVQTEWKMLADWLGRNGINGSGTGYPASVGLADVNAYWNGSSTHFGHSQDNQRQATSMDVVGHEFGHGIFQFTPGGAGSGNENGGMNESTGDIFGALTEAYANNAKDTPDYEVGEGVNLVGQGPIRYMYQPSKVGDPNCYSSSIPSTEVHAAAGPQNHWFYLLAEGSNPGGGKPASPTCNSSSVTGIGIQKAGKIFYNGLLKKTSSWNHKAARKATLEAAIALFPGSCTEYNATKAAWDAISVTTVSGEPASCSGGGPDFSVALNPASGSVQTGASATTTISTAITSGAAQSITLSASGLPAGATATFSPATISSGGSSTLTIATTSSTPTGSFPITITADGAGTDHTATYTLTVGTTSSCAPVTNSTRLDIPDYPGAAVSSTSTVSGCARNASSTTKVEVHITHTYSGDLVLDLIAPDGTSYRMKNSSSSSTPNINTTYTVNAASEAANGAWKLQIKDVGPADTGYLSSWTLTV
- a CDS encoding helix-turn-helix domain-containing protein, producing MSESVGERLRELRTERGLTQRELAGPQYSAAYVSSVETGARTPSGDALRFFARQLGIDPDELLGGRSPRELIELDLELIETADRFLAGDARRATPRMQRIRRRAERLDRPRQAGIALLWLAGYSTGDVRTKYVADAETALSGEPPPVRAMVVPLRAAVLTAWGEVQYSVHLLETCHAELLRDGYPQPSMLLTLRACLAERHLRQGDLERAAEYAGSALRLTRGGPAVLAELTRSHVEVCRSHLAADRFADAAASVAAAYDLMQERALHPAMAYCLLARARVRGRSGDVEGALADLGAARETAWPDDVPAITVELAAEYLAAGRLETAAALLDQVRPAVVAGTALAAELRLQLGSLARARGDARRAAEDLRAAVEIATGLGARGVLVRALRPLSELLGETGKQAEAADVLRNGLIALGAEAD